Proteins encoded by one window of Pelecanus crispus isolate bPelCri1 chromosome 8, bPelCri1.pri, whole genome shotgun sequence:
- the HNRNPA0 gene encoding heterogeneous nuclear ribonucleoprotein A0, translating to MENSQLCKLFIGGLNVQTTEAGLREHFAAYGTLTDCVVVLNPQTKRSRCFGFVTYSAVEEADAAMAASPHAVDGNAVELKRAVSREDSAKPGAHAKVKKLFVGGLKGDVGEGDLVQHFSQFGPVEKAEIIADKQSGKKRGFGFVYFQNHDAADKAAVVKFHPIQGHRVEVKKAVPKEDIQSGGGGGSSRPSRGGRGGGRGRGGGGSGNRDHNGLSKGGGGYNSYGGYGGGGGGGGGGYGSYGSGSYGGGGGGGGGDYGNGYGGFGSYSQHQSSYGPMKSGGGGGGGGGNWGGRSNSGPYRGGYGGGGYGGGSF from the coding sequence ATGGAGAACTCGCAGCTATGCAAGCTGTTCATCGGCGGCCTGAACGTGCAGACCACGGAGGCCGGGCTGCGGGAGCACTTCGCGGCCTACGGTACCCTCACCGACTGCGTGGTCGTGCTCAACCCGCAGACCAAGCGCTCCCGCTGCTTCGGCTTCGTCACCTACTCGGCGGTGGAGGAGGCCGACGCCGCCATGGCCGCCTCCCCCCACGCCGTGGACGGGAACGCGGTGGAGCTGAAGCGGGCCGTGTCCCGGGAGGACTCGGCCAAACCGGGGGCCCACGCTAAGGTGAAGAAGCTCTTTGTGGGCGGCCTCAAAGGGGACGTGGGCGAAGGGGACCTGGTGCAGCATTTCAGCCAGTTCGGCCCCGTGGAGAAGGCCGAGATCATCGCCGACAAACAGAGCGGGAAGAAGCGCGGCTTCGGCTTCGTCTATTTCCAGAACCACGACGCCGCCGACAAGGCGGCCGTGGTCAAGTTCCACCCGATCCAGGGCCACCGCGTGGAGGTCAAGAAGGCCGTGCCCAAGGAGGACATCCagtcgggcggcggcggcggctcttCCAGGCCCTCccggggaggcagaggaggaggaaggggtcGGGGCGGCGGCGGATCCGGCAACCGGGATCACAACGGCCTTTCCAAAGGAGGCGGCGGTTACAACAGCTACGGCGGCTacggcggcggaggcggcggcggcggcggcggttaCGGCTCCTATGGCAGCGGCTCCTAcggaggcggcggcggagggggaggCGGCGACTACGGCAACGGGTACGGCGGGTTCGGCAGCTACAGCCAGCACCAGTCCTCCTACGGCCCCATGAAGAGCGGCGGAGGAGGTGGCGGAGGGGGCGGCAACTGGGGGGGCCGCAGTAACAGTGGACCGTACAGAGGAGGCTATGGTGGGGGAGGCTACGGGGGCGGCTCTTTCTGA